Proteins from one Aspergillus nidulans FGSC A4 chromosome VIII genomic window:
- a CDS encoding PP2C family serine/threonine-protein phosphatase (transcript_id=CADANIAT00001253), translated as MGQTLSEPVVDKTSSEGQDECCIYGVSAMQGWRISMEDAHAAVLDLQAKQSGSNDQPTDPDRRLAFFGVYDGHGGDKVALFAGENVHKIVAKQETFLKGDIEQALKDGFLATDRAILEDPKYEEEVSGCTAAVSIISKKKIWVANAGDSRSVLGVKGRAKPLSFDHKPQNEGEKARISAAGGFVDFGRVNGNLALSRAIGDFEFKKSPELSPEQQIVTAYPDVTVHELTEDDEFLVIACDGIWDCQSSQAVVEFVRRGIAAKQDLYRICENMMDNCLASNSETGGVGCDNMTMVIIGLLNGKTKEEWYNQIAERVANGDGPCAPPEYAEFRGPGIHNHFEENPDEYEIDHDRSRPFNNDEELFDQTGEENHPDQVQRQNTDTERNDREGTPGPQSAAPQTNTSASDGSEPSNTPQKPASS; from the exons ATGGGCCAGACTCTGTCAGAGCCTGTTGTCGATAAG ACTTCCTCAGAAGGCCAAGATGAGTGCTGTATATATGGCGTCTCCGCCATGCAGGGCTGGCGCATCAGCATGGAAGATGCCCACGCTGCCGTTCTAGATCTCCAAGCGAAACAATCAGGCTCTAACGACCAACCGACCGATCCCGACAGGCGCCTTGCTTTCTTCGGAGTATACGATGGCCACGGTGGAGACAAAGTTGCTCTGTTCGCGGGGGAGAATGTCCATAAGATTGTCGCGAAGCAGGAGACCTTTTTAAAAGGCGATATTGAACAGGCCCTGAAGGATGGATTTCTCGCTACTGATCGGGCTATCCTAGAAG ATCCTAAGTATGAGGAGGAAGTTTCCGGCTGCACTGCCGCTGTCAGTATCATCTCGAAGAAAAAGATCTGGGTG GCAAATGCTGGTGATTCACGTTCCGTTTTGGGTGTCAAGGGTCGTGCAAAGCCTCTCTCGTTTGACCACAAGCCACAGAATGAAG GCGAGAAGGCTCGTATCAGCGCTGCGGGCGGCTTCGTCGACTTTGGCCGGGTTAATGGCAACCTCGCCCTGTCGCGTGCCATTGGAGATTTTGAGTTTAAGAAGAGCCCTGAACTATCGCCTGAACAGCAGATCGTTACTGCCTACCCAGACGTTACAGTCCACGAGCTCACGGAGGACGATGAATTCTTAGTAATCGCTTGCGATG GAATCTGGGATTGCCAGTCTTCCCAAGCCGTGGTCGAATTCGTTCGCCGCGGTATCGCGGCCAAGCAGGATCTCTATCGGATTTGTGAAAACATGATGGACAACTGTCTCGCTTCCAACAGTGAGACTGGTGGAGTTGGCTGTGACAACATGACAATGGTCATTATAGGTCTCCTCAATGGAAAAACTAAGGAAGAGTGGTACAACCAGATCGCGGAGCGGGTTGCTAACGGCGACGGCCCTTGTGCTCCGCCCGAATACG CTGAATTCCGAGGACCTGGAATCCATAACCATTTTGAAGAGAACCCGGACGAGTACGAGATCGACCACGATCGCTCCCGCCCATTCAAC AATGACGAGGAACTCTTTGACCAAACCGGGGAGGAGAATCACCCAGACCAAGTGCAACGCCAGAATACCGACACAGAAAGAAATGACCGTGAAGGGACGCCTGGGCCTCAATCCGCGGCTCCCCAGACGAACACGTCCGCTTCGGATGGCTCAGAGCCTTCTAACACACCGCAGAAACCCGCCTCTTCGTAG
- a CDS encoding choline-phosphate cytidylyltransferase (transcript_id=CADANIAT00001254), with translation MSSPLSNSKRKRADSQHLSTADIAKSSTTDLLQPSSRDASGEEGDESTGPIISPVKASNNPPPKRARKASVSEGQSGDAGKDTSISKEDPGEPSETTPASSDIETHTKTRPGLHLNTKPDEELMKPPVLGKLQDPAGGYKTNPPPVGRPVRVYADGVFDLFHVGHMRQLEQAKKAFPDVYLIVGVTGDKETHERKGLTVLSGAERAESVRHCKWVDEVFPNCPWIVTPEFMEEHKIDYVAHDDLPYGAAEGDDIYAPIKAQGKFLVTQRTEGVSTTGVITRIVRDYDRYISRQFKRGASRQELNVSWLKKNELEIKRHVSELRDSIMTNWTNTGQELSRELRQLWNSRPNSPAPSTRTSMDWGSSRGVVSPTAGGKSHVSRVEALGRTESITGREPDFATGYSLGLIGGVRAWMRSRRSLLESRGQSPASEEEHESELERSNGEGPAEPKR, from the exons ATGTCTTCTCCGCTCTCCAACAGCAAACGTAAGCGCGCCGACTCCCAACACTTGTCCACAGCAGATATCGCAAAATCATCAACTACCGATCTCTTGCAACCATCGTCACGCGATGCTTCCGGtgaagagggagacgagTCAACTGGCCCAATTATTTCTCCGGTCAAGGCTTCGAACAATCCGCCTCCGAAACGGGCGCGGAAGGCTTCCGTGAGCGAAGGACAAAGTGGTGATGCGGGAAAGGACACTTCAATTAGCAAGGAGGATCCTGGCGAGCCATCCGAAACCACACCGGCCAGTAGTGACATTGAAACACACACCAAAACTCGGCCTGGATTGCACTTAAATACGAAGCCCGATGAAGAGTTGATGAAACCACCAGTGCTAGGCAAACTGCAGGATCCTGCTGGTGGATATAAAACCAATCCGCCACCTGTGGGCCGTCCGGTGCGAGTATATGCTGACGGAGTCTTTGATTTGTTTCACGTGGG TCATATGCGACAGCTTGAGCAAGCCAAGAAGGCTTTCCCTGACGTTTACCTTATAGTTGGGGTGACCGGAGATAAGGAGACTCACGAGCGGAAAGGTCTTACAGTTCTAAGCGGCGCAGAGCGAGCCGAGAGTGTTCGTCACTGCAAATGGGTTGACGAGGTTTTCCCAAACTGCCCGTGGATTGTTACTCCAGAATTCATGGAAGAGCATAAGATTGACTATGTTGCGCACGACGACTTGCCGTACGGGGCCGCGGAGGGAGACGATATATATGCCCCCATCAAGGCCCAAGGAAAGTTCCTGGTTACTCAACGGACGGAAGGTGTGAGTACTACGGGTGTTATTACAAG AATTGTTCGCGACTACGACCGTTACATCTCTCGACAATTCAAACGTGGTGCATCGAGACAGGAACTAAATGTTtcatggctgaagaagaacgaaTTGGAGATCAAGCGGCACGTGTCGGAGCTCCGCGACAGCATCATGACCAATTGGACGAACACTGGCCAGGAACTGAGTCGAGAGCTGCGCCAACTGTGGAACTCCAGACCTAATAGTCCAGCTCCTAGCACGAGGACCAGTATGGACTGGGGAAGCTCGCGCGGGGTTGTTAGTCCTACAGCTGGTGGTAAGTCACATGTCTCCCGCGTGGAAGCACTGGGTCGCACGGAAAGTATCACTGGGAGGGAGCCGGATTTCGCCACAGGCTATAGCTTAGGGTTAATCGGGGGCGTCAGGGCATGG ATGCGCAGTCGTCGATCTCTCCTAGAAAGCCGAGGCCAGTCACCAGCCAGTGAAGAAGAACACGAGTCTGAACTGGAACGCAGCAACGGTGAGGGACCCGCCGAACCTAAGCGGTAA
- a CDS encoding uncharacterized protein (transcript_id=CADANIAT00001255), whose protein sequence is MRHFDAWILRDPYSIFHYYSTGHRWKETIRDLIQARQICAPLSLNNASSTPSSPVDPFSKTHPMDPQTASAFITKLPLEIRLMIYEYAFGDQVVHLVQVKDKIRHVRCRNTTSSLDKNRRCCPVTPARWRTNGLAASASFSSSAASASSADNASSNMLYPHTHPSLPSNLSNSSTALLRTCRSIYAEASSILYKNSTFDVDDLTTFIAFSLSISSEHLATIKKLTIQWTPVWQPMAGEEHKSSIYSHTHNDRLWTLFWNRVAALAGLEELALSVDLGSFAAANAGANTGPGNGIGNGGGGLIGGSRLRLSIAEPWVAPLLCVRGLASFELGITAKCDAAAKHFLEGSLVRDAVTLREHLRAVMCSPREAELPLLPGVEVQDLSMQMELLRRCAAEMEMEREEQRGIRPRLAITAA, encoded by the coding sequence ATGCGCCATTTCGATGCGTGGATCCTCCGCGATCCTTACTCTATCTTCCATTACTACTCAACGGGCCACCGCTGGAAAGAAACAATCCGGGACCTGATTCAAGCCCGCCAGATTTGCGCACCGCTCTCACTCAATAATGCCTCCTCTACACCGTCTTCTCCCGTCGACCCTTTCTCCAAAACCCATCCAATGGACCCCCAAACAGCAAGCGCCTTCATCACGAAACTGCCCCTTGAAATCCGGCTCATGATCTACGAGTACGCCTTTGGCGACCAGGTTGTCCATCTTGTCCAGGTGAAGGATAAGATTCGGCATGTACGCTGCAGGAATACCACCTCCAGTTTGGATAAGAATCGCCGCTGTTGCCCCGTTACGCCGGCGAGATGGCGCACGAACGGtcttgctgcttctgcttctttttcttcttctgcagcgtCTGCCTCATCAGCAGATAATGCTAGCAGCAATATGCTCTATCCACATACCCACCCGTCGTTGCCATCAAATCTAAGCAACTCGTCCACGGCCCTCCTCCGTACTTGTCGGTCCATCTACGCCGAAGCATCATCAATTCTCTACAAGAACTCGACCTTCGACGTGGACGACCTGACGACATTCATCGCTTTCAGTCTGTCCATCTCGTCCGAGCATCTCGCGACGATCAAGAAGTTGACGATCCAATGGACGCCAGTCTGGCAGCCCATGGCAGGCGAGGAACATAAGAGCTCGATCTACTCGCACACACATAATGACCGACTCTGGACTTTGTTCTGGAATCGAGTTGCAGCTTTAGCCGGATTAGAGGAGTTGGCTCTTAGTGTTGATCTCGGGTCGTTTGCGGCTGCCAATGCTGGTGCGAACACTGGCCCAGGCAATGGAATTGGAAATGGCGGAGGAGGGCTGATTGGAGGGAGCAGGCTTCGTCTCTCCATCGCCGAGCCCTGGGTGGCGCCCTTGCTGTGCGTCAGGGGCCTGGCGTCCTTCGAGCTAGGAATCACAGCGAAATGCGATGCCGCTGCGAAGCACTTTCTCGAGGGCAGTTTGGTTCGCGATGCCGTGACACTAAGGGAGCATTTGCGCGCGGTTATGTGTTCGCCACGGGAGGCAGAGTTGCCTCTTTTACCTGGGGTAGAGGTGCAGGACCTGTCAATGCAAATGGAGTTACTAAGACGGTGTGCTgctgagatggagatggaaagagaggagCAACGAGGGATTAGGCCGAGGTTGGCTATTACTGCTGCTTGA
- a CDS encoding DMT family transporter (transcript_id=CADANIAT00001256) — MDGEDARYRHEYLAPGQGDDLGTDVAVLWSFHELHDQGAGAEWEEWRGIQAVSASYLYMWYAKVPQPFGNHSTFPLLLCRAISGFIGVYGLYYSVQYLPLSEATVLTFLAPILSCYACSHFIPGEIFTRKQQLAGFISLIGVVLIARPFAFLQPAADDNAESIETKMEHPGEADQGHRVMAVTMGMIGVLGASSAYASIRMIGQRCHPLVSVTYFSLVTTVVSAIAIVFLPSISLELPGTPLEWTLLILLGVCGFLLQFLLTAGLSYVPPPPRVRNTSALHQHFNEADNASKSETIKPARSSSGTKATTMLYTQMLFALFYDAAVWGSTLSAVSWIGSALILSSAFYVATARDSPAPAHASESEENAGQITR, encoded by the exons ATGGACGGAGAGGATGCACGATACCGCCACGAATATCTGGCTCCAGGGCAAGGGGATGATCTTGGTACTGATGTCGCAGTTCTTTGGAGCTTCCATGAACTGCATGaccaaggagctggagctgaatGGGAGGAATGGCGAGGGATTCAAGCCGTTTCAG CGAGCTACCTGTACATGTGGTATGCGAAAGTGCCGCAGCCGTTTGGTAACCACTCCACtttccctctccttctctgccgcGCGATCAGTGGCTTCATCGGCGTGTACGGGCTCTATTATTCTGTCCAGTATCTGCCACTTTCCGAGGCGACTGTGTTGACCTTTCTCGCGCCAATTCTAAGCTGCTATGCTTGCTCCCATTTCATCCCCGGCGAGATTTTCACCCGTAAGCAGCAGTTAGCTGGATTCATCTCGTTGATAGGCGTCGTTTTGATTGCACGgccctttgctttcttgcaGCCTGCCGCTGACGATAATGCGGAGTCTATCGAAACAAAGATGGAACATCCTGGCGAAGCAGACCAAGGCCACCGCGTAATGGCAGTGACTATGGGAATGATAGGGGTCCTTGGTGCCTCGTCCGCATATGCATCAATCCGAATGATCGGACAGCGGTGCCACCCGCTGGTTTCGGTCACATACTTTTCACTGGTCACGACAGTTGTTTCTGCCATTGCAATCGTGTTCCTTCCTTCAATATCCTTAGAACTGCCCGGGACGCCGTTGGAATGGACTCTGCTCATTCTGCTCGGTGTCTGCGGATTTCTGCTACAGTTTCTTCTAACTGCCGGGCTATCATATGTACCACCCCCACCGCGAGTTCGAAATACGTCTGCGCTTCATCAGCATTTCAACGAAGCGGATAATGCTTCAAAGTCAGAAACAATAAAACCCGCCCGCTCTTCATCTGGAACAAAAGCTACCACCATGCTCTACACCCAGATGCTGTTTGCGCTGTTTTATGATGCTGCTGTCTGGGGGAGTACGTTGTCGGCTGTCAGTTGGATCGGATCCGCGTTGATCCTCTCCAGTGCCTTCTATGTGGCCACCGCGCGAGAttctccagcaccagcacaTGCATCCGAAAGTGAGGAGAACGCGGGGCAGATTACACGCTAA